GCGCCTTTCCTGCATTCCTGTATAAGTCCCGATTTTTTATAATATCTCATGCTTAAATGATTCCACATCATCAATCAAAGTCGCCTTTGCCAGCTCCAAATCTCCGGACTCAATGGCAGCTACCAGATGGACATGGTTGCTTCCATCGGAAACCTTACTTTCATTCCATAGCTTTGTAAAATATTGGTTGGAGATTCTGGTACAGATATTCATGGCATCTGCCAGTGATTTCTGTATGTAGCCGTTCCCACAGTAGCTGCACAATGTTCTGTGAAAAAGATTATTGGCTTCCCAGTGTAACTTCGAGTCCCTGGTATCAATAAGCCCTGCCGCCTCTTCGTTTTGACGCTTTAATTCATCAATCTGTTCTTTGGTAAGGCGGAAAAAACATAACTCCAGAGCGCCCAATTCAATCACTTTCCTGTATTCTATAATCTCTATAATCTGGCTTGGAAGTATGGCAGTAAGCTGGTAGCCGAATCTTGGAATATTATTAAGCACCTCTTCACTGCACAGCTGTACCAGGGCCTCTCTCACCGGAGTCTTGCTGACCCCGTATTTTTCTATGATTGTTCTTTCATTGATAATATCATTTGCCTGATATACGCCATCCAATATATCTTTCATTATGCCCTCGTATACCTGGTTTTTAATCGATTGGCCCTGCATCATGTTTCCCCTTTTTCTTTTCGTTATTAGCCTTTTACAGCCCCTGCCATCATTCCAGCTTTCTGAAATGTCTGCAATATTAAATATAACACAATTATTGGAATAATTACAAGCGTTGTACCTGAAAGAATTACAGGCCAGGGCGTTGAAAGACCCTCACTGACAGGCAGCAGAGAAATGGTTACCATCAGTGTATATTTGACCTGTTTTCTTAAGAACAGCAAAGGCCAGAAAAAGTCATTCCATCTTGCAATCAGGGTTACGGAGGCCCAGGAAGCCAGAGCCGGTTTAATAACCGGCAGGATAATCCGGCGGAAGATCCCAAAATCCCTGCATCCGTCTATTTTAGCCGCCTCAATCAGTTCATCCGGCACGTCGCTTATATACTGGTGCATATAGAAAATGCCTACAGCTGTAGCAATCCTCGGAATCACCAGGGACCACAGACTGTTAATCAGATTCAGCTTCTTCATGATCACGAACAAGGGAACAGCCCCCACCTCCGGCGGAACCAGCATGGTTGCAATAACAAAGTAAAACAGGAAATTTCTCCCCGGAAACTTGTACTTTGCAAAGGCAAATCCTGCCAGGGAACAGAAGAACAGAGAAGTCACCGTTCCCATAACTGTAGTAAACACACTGTTAAAAAAGTTGGCAGCAACAGGTATCATGGAAAACAGCTTGTTAAAGTTGCTTAACGTAGGATTTTCAATCAAAATGGACTGAAACCCACTGATGCTTTCTGAAGTTGGCTTAATGGAAATCAGGCACATCCATAAAATAGGAAGAATGCAGATGAATGAGATCATGATTAATGTCCCATGAACTGCAAAGGATGCCAGATTTTTCTTATTCTTATATCCCATAATCTTTCCTCCTATAATTCTCCCTGTCTTTTTTTCACTGTCATCTGTACCATTGAAATGACAGCCAGTATCACAATCAGGATTACGCCGATGGCGGACGCATAACCCATATTGAAAATATTAAATCCTGATTCATACATATACTGAAACAAGGATGTGTTAGACGTACCCGGCCCAGGCAAAATGTAGGATTCATTAAAAATCTTCCAGCTGTCCACGGTAAGGGTAATGGAGCAGAAAAACAGAATATTGCTCAGGGAAGGCAGAGTAATATAAAAAAACTGCTTCCATTTATTGGCACCATCCACAGTGGCTGCTTCATAGTAATCCCTGGGTATGTTTAACAGTCCGGAAAAAACGATCATGGTAAACCAGGGGGTATTTCTCCACACGTTCAGCATAATAACCGGAATCCTGGAATACTTAGTACTGGTGAGCCAGGGGACTTTTTCCAATCCAAGGAAAACCAGCAGTTCATTAAACAGCCCTACATTCTCATCAAAAAGCATTCGGAAAATCAATCCCATGGCAATGGCCGCACAGATATTTGGCAGGAACGTAACTGTCCTGAAAAATGCTTTTCCTTTGAGCAGATCGGAATTTAACAGGCTTGCAATGAGTACAGAC
The nucleotide sequence above comes from Lacrimispora sp. BS-2. Encoded proteins:
- a CDS encoding GntR family transcriptional regulator, whose product is MMQGQSIKNQVYEGIMKDILDGVYQANDIINERTIIEKYGVSKTPVREALVQLCSEEVLNNIPRFGYQLTAILPSQIIEIIEYRKVIELGALELCFFRLTKEQIDELKRQNEEAAGLIDTRDSKLHWEANNLFHRTLCSYCGNGYIQKSLADAMNICTRISNQYFTKLWNESKVSDGSNHVHLVAAIESGDLELAKATLIDDVESFKHEIL
- a CDS encoding carbohydrate ABC transporter permease, translating into MGYKNKKNLASFAVHGTLIMISFICILPILWMCLISIKPTSESISGFQSILIENPTLSNFNKLFSMIPVAANFFNSVFTTVMGTVTSLFFCSLAGFAFAKYKFPGRNFLFYFVIATMLVPPEVGAVPLFVIMKKLNLINSLWSLVIPRIATAVGIFYMHQYISDVPDELIEAAKIDGCRDFGIFRRIILPVIKPALASWASVTLIARWNDFFWPLLFLRKQVKYTLMVTISLLPVSEGLSTPWPVILSGTTLVIIPIIVLYLILQTFQKAGMMAGAVKG
- a CDS encoding sugar ABC transporter permease; amino-acid sequence: MLKTLNKYKAPYLFILPFFLLFLVFQLIPAIWTFYISLTNWKGIGTPKFCGFGNYKKLLIDNMFWDALGNTVEYWITGLLFILVLSVLIASLLNSDLLKGKAFFRTVTFLPNICAAIAMGLIFRMLFDENVGLFNELLVFLGLEKVPWLTSTKYSRIPVIMLNVWRNTPWFTMIVFSGLLNIPRDYYEAATVDGANKWKQFFYITLPSLSNILFFCSITLTVDSWKIFNESYILPGPGTSNTSLFQYMYESGFNIFNMGYASAIGVILIVILAVISMVQMTVKKRQGEL